Within Ralstonia pickettii DTP0602, the genomic segment GACCGCAAGATGCCATGATGCGGGGTTTGCCCCGCGTCCGGTTCGTCTTCGCGCATACTTTTCTCCACCGCGCAGCCCAATGATTGTCCTGAGTTCCGTCCTGTTGCTGCTTGCCGCCCTGCTGGGCGTGGCCGCCGCCCTCGGTGTCCGCGCCGGGCGGGCGGACCAGGGAGCCGGAAGCCGGTCGCTGCGCGCGCTGAGCTGGTCGGCGGCGCTTCTGTCGCAGCTGACCATCAGCCTGCCCGTGGTGGTGGTGGTGTTTTCCGGCAGCCTGCCAGTCGCCAACGACACCGCGCAACTGGCCGTCAGCTTTGCCGCCGCCGCCGCGGCCACCACCGCCGTCAAGCTGCTGGCGCAGTGGCTGCGCCAGGGCACCCGGCTGTGGCGCGGCGCTGCGGTCATGGCCGTGGTGGCCGGCGCCGGCCTGGTGGCGGCGGCCGGCACGCACCTGGGCCGTGCCTGCGGCGCCGGCACGGTCACGGCGCGCCACTGCATCGACGCCGCCGGCCTGCCGCACCCGGCCTGGCTGGCCGGCGCGCTGACCGCGCTGTGCGCGCTGATGTTCGTCATCCACCGGGCCCAGTCGCGCGGCTGGTTGCCGGCACCGGCGCGTAGTGAAGCCGACCTGGCCGCGGAGGCCCCCGACGAACTCCCCGTGCACCGGCTGGCCGAGCCGCGCCAGGTGCGCCGCGGCGCGCGCATCCCGGGCCGGCTCACGGTGCGGGCCGCCGCGCGCGGGCAGGGCACGGTGGGCGAGTACAGCGTCGCCACGGTGATGCCTGACCGGGTCGCCTTCGGCCGTTGGCTGGACCAGGCCATCGCGCAGGCGCGGCTGGCCGAGACCGGTTGCGCGGTGCTGCTGATCCATATTGCCGACTACCGCGAGGTCGACGAGGTCTTCGAGATCCGCGCCGACGATATCCTGGCCCAGGACGCCGGCGCGCTGGCGCAGGCCGTGCTCGAGCCGCATGACTTCCTGGCCCGGCTGGCGCGCGACGAGTTTGCCGTGGGCGTGCCCGAGCTGGTCCACCACGGCCGCGCGCAGGAGCTGGGCTCGCGCATGCTGGGCTCGCTGGCCGAGTTCATTGCCGCGCGCGGCCTGCAGATGCAGATCGGCGTCAATATCGGCATCGCCATCTACCCGCGCGACGCGCAGACCTCCGAGGCGCTGATGCAGGCCGCCCGCGTCAGCCTGGCCGAGGCGCGCGAAAGCGGTTCGAACCAGGTGCGCCTGTTCAACAGCGCCGCCGGCGAGCGCGCGCGCCGCACCCGCGTGATCCGGCGCGACCTGTGGCTGGCGATCCAGGACGATGCGCTGTCGCTGCAGTTCCAGCCCAAATACGACGCCCGCCGCCGCACGCTGGTCGGCGCCGAGGCGCTGTGCCGCTGGCGCCATCCGGCGCTCGGCCAGGTCAGCCCGGCCGAGTTCATCACCGTGGCCGAGCAGTCCGGCCAGATCGACAAGCTCGACGACTGGGTGTTGACCAGCGTCTGCCGCCAGGTGCGCCTGTGGCAGGACGCCGGCCTGCCCACGGTGCCGGTGGCGATCAACGTCTCGGGGCTGCGCTTTGCCAGCCGCAACTTCCCGCAGTACCTGCTCGAGCAGATCCACCAGCACGACATCCCGCCCTCGGCGATCACGCTGGAGATCACTGAGACCGCGGCGATGAAGGACATCGGCAAGTCGCTGGAGACCCTGGCCGAGCTGCAGTCGCTCGGCATCCAGGTGGCGCTGGACGACTTCGGCAGCGGCTATTCGAGCCTGGGCTACCTCAAGCGCCTGCGCGTGGGCACGCTCAAGATCGACCGCACGCTGATCGGCGGGCTCGATACCGATGCGCAGGGCCGCGCCATCGTCGGCTCGATGGTGGCGCTGGCGCACGAGCTGCGCATGAAGGTGGTGGCCGAGGGCGTGGAGTCGGCCTCGCA encodes:
- a CDS encoding chemotaxis protein CheX — protein: MIVLSSVLLLLAALLGVAAALGVRAGRADQGAGSRSLRALSWSAALLSQLTISLPVVVVVFSGSLPVANDTAQLAVSFAAAAAATTAVKLLAQWLRQGTRLWRGAAVMAVVAGAGLVAAAGTHLGRACGAGTVTARHCIDAAGLPHPAWLAGALTALCALMFVIHRAQSRGWLPAPARSEADLAAEAPDELPVHRLAEPRQVRRGARIPGRLTVRAAARGQGTVGEYSVATVMPDRVAFGRWLDQAIAQARLAETGCAVLLIHIADYREVDEVFEIRADDILAQDAGALAQAVLEPHDFLARLARDEFAVGVPELVHHGRAQELGSRMLGSLAEFIAARGLQMQIGVNIGIAIYPRDAQTSEALMQAARVSLAEARESGSNQVRLFNSAAGERARRTRVIRRDLWLAIQDDALSLQFQPKYDARRRTLVGAEALCRWRHPALGQVSPAEFITVAEQSGQIDKLDDWVLTSVCRQVRLWQDAGLPTVPVAINVSGLRFASRNFPQYLLEQIHQHDIPPSAITLEITETAAMKDIGKSLETLAELQSLGIQVALDDFGSGYSSLGYLKRLRVGTLKIDRTLIGGLDTDAQGRAIVGSMVALAHELRMKVVAEGVESASQLEILNEMGCDEVQGYLLSLPLDTAGFADALRALKGE